The proteins below are encoded in one region of Amycolatopsis magusensis:
- a CDS encoding FecCD family ABC transporter permease: MVVAPPAEEAEQLKPAGARTNLLRLAGIVLALGALGFVFILSIAIGTKDIPLATAWHVLWNNDGSSEAVIIHELRIPRTLLGIAMGAAIGLSGSLMQALTRNPLADPGLFGINLGAAAAIVIGIAFLGVTSILGYVWFAFAGAAVASVVVYVLGSAGRSGSSPDRLVLAGAAVTAMLFAFISAVVLLNVEVFNKFRFWNVGSLVGRGTDTLLQVLPFIALGVLIALILARPLNALALGDQAASALGAHVTATRVAGAIAVTLLCGGATAAIGPIGFVGLAVPHAARLIVGPDHRWGLPYSMVLAAILLLGADVLGRTFDDTEEVQVGIMTAIVGAPVFIALCRRRKPARL, from the coding sequence CTCAAACCGGCCGGAGCACGCACGAACCTGCTGCGCCTGGCCGGAATCGTGCTCGCCCTCGGTGCCCTCGGCTTCGTGTTCATCCTCAGCATCGCGATCGGCACCAAGGACATCCCCCTCGCCACCGCGTGGCACGTCCTGTGGAACAACGACGGCTCCAGCGAGGCCGTGATCATCCACGAGCTGCGCATCCCGCGCACCCTGCTCGGGATCGCCATGGGCGCCGCGATCGGCCTGTCCGGCTCGCTGATGCAGGCACTGACCCGCAACCCGCTCGCCGACCCCGGCCTGTTCGGCATCAACCTCGGCGCCGCCGCCGCGATCGTCATCGGCATCGCCTTCCTCGGAGTCACCTCGATCCTCGGCTACGTCTGGTTCGCCTTCGCCGGCGCCGCAGTCGCATCGGTGGTCGTCTACGTACTCGGTTCAGCCGGCCGCAGTGGCTCATCACCCGACCGCCTCGTACTCGCCGGCGCCGCCGTGACCGCAATGCTGTTCGCCTTCATCAGCGCGGTGGTCCTCCTCAACGTCGAAGTCTTCAACAAGTTCCGCTTCTGGAACGTCGGCTCCCTTGTCGGCCGAGGCACCGACACCCTGCTCCAAGTCTTGCCCTTCATCGCGCTCGGCGTCCTGATCGCGCTGATCCTCGCCCGCCCGCTGAACGCCCTGGCGCTCGGCGACCAGGCAGCCAGCGCCCTCGGCGCACACGTCACCGCCACTCGCGTGGCCGGCGCCATCGCGGTCACCCTCCTGTGCGGCGGCGCCACCGCGGCGATCGGCCCGATCGGCTTCGTCGGCCTCGCCGTCCCACACGCCGCCCGCCTGATCGTCGGCCCCGACCACCGCTGGGGCCTGCCGTACTCAATGGTCCTTGCCGCGATCCTCCTGCTCGGTGCCGACGTGCTCGGCCGAACCTTCGACGACACGGAAGAGGTGCAGGTCGGCATCATGACCGCGATCGTGGGTGCACCGGTGTTCATCGCACTGTGCCGCCGCCGGAAGCCGGCGCGACTGTGA